A genome region from Candidatus Manganitrophus noduliformans includes the following:
- a CDS encoding HAD family hydrolase — MSCMICFDLDGTLEDSRRDMISAAHRVRERLGLPRRTDEAVLPWVNKGMEQLYQACFDDYLQADEGGRMEEVRRRYEADYLENAVCETKLYPGISDAVKRLSLIGPLVVVTNKPERISRRLLDLLGIGKFFADVIGGDTCSATKPDPRVLKEAALCCGFISDKGRAVMIGDSAADIKMGRAFGAATVWCAWGYVDRPGEQPDCIAPSPEVLPALVQTLLTLPPNPIRSRDAAGAS; from the coding sequence ATGAGCTGCATGATTTGTTTTGATCTCGACGGAACGCTCGAAGACAGCCGGCGCGACATGATCTCGGCGGCCCATCGGGTCCGCGAGAGGCTGGGGCTTCCGCGCCGCACCGATGAAGCGGTTCTTCCTTGGGTCAACAAGGGGATGGAACAACTCTATCAGGCCTGCTTCGACGACTATCTTCAAGCGGACGAGGGGGGGCGGATGGAAGAAGTCCGCCGTCGATACGAGGCCGATTATCTCGAGAATGCGGTCTGTGAAACGAAACTCTATCCGGGAATTTCCGACGCGGTCAAACGCCTGTCCTTGATCGGTCCGTTGGTGGTTGTGACGAACAAGCCGGAGCGGATCTCGCGCCGTCTGCTCGACCTTCTTGGGATTGGAAAGTTCTTCGCCGACGTCATCGGCGGAGATACCTGTTCGGCGACCAAACCGGACCCGCGGGTCTTGAAAGAGGCCGCCCTCTGCTGCGGTTTTATTTCAGACAAGGGGCGGGCGGTGATGATCGGCGACTCTGCGGCGGATATCAAAATGGGCCGCGCCTTCGGGGCGGCGACGGTCTGGTGTGCCTGGGGCTACGTCGATCGACCGGGCGAGCAGCCCGATTGCATCGCCCCGTCCCCGGAAGTGCTGCCGGCGCTGGTGCAAACCCTCCTGACGCTCCCGCCAAATCCCATCCGTTCCAGAGATGCCGCAGGCGCGTCGTGA
- the xth gene encoding exodeoxyribonuclease III — translation MIKIATWNVNSVRTRQDSILNWLRKHEPDLLCLQETKVEDEKFPMEAFRAAGYEPAVAGQKSYNGVAMLSKRPLTDVRIGFPDLPLDEQKRLMAATIDGIRVINVYMPNGQSVGSEKFIYKLGFIARLRTYLDQCHKPEEPLVMVGDFNVAPEPIDVHDPAAWVGEVLFHPEARAALAHLKSWGLEDLFRLHHAEAGVYSWWDYRIAAFRRNLGLRIDHIWGTPAVAARCRACEIDKDPRAEERPSDHAPVIAMIE, via the coding sequence GTGATCAAGATCGCCACCTGGAACGTGAACTCGGTTCGCACCCGGCAGGATTCCATTTTAAACTGGCTTCGGAAGCACGAGCCCGATCTTCTCTGTCTTCAGGAGACGAAGGTGGAGGATGAGAAATTCCCGATGGAAGCCTTTCGGGCAGCCGGATATGAGCCGGCGGTTGCCGGGCAGAAGAGCTACAACGGGGTGGCGATGTTGTCGAAGCGGCCGTTGACCGACGTGAGGATCGGCTTTCCCGATCTTCCGCTCGATGAACAGAAACGGCTGATGGCGGCGACGATCGACGGCATCCGTGTCATCAACGTCTATATGCCGAACGGCCAATCGGTCGGCTCTGAGAAGTTTATCTATAAGCTCGGTTTTATCGCGCGGCTTCGGACCTATCTCGATCAATGCCACAAGCCCGAGGAGCCGCTTGTGATGGTCGGCGACTTCAATGTCGCGCCGGAGCCGATCGACGTCCATGATCCGGCGGCATGGGTGGGGGAGGTCCTCTTCCATCCCGAAGCGCGGGCGGCGCTGGCGCATCTCAAATCGTGGGGGCTGGAAGATCTCTTCCGGCTCCATCACGCGGAGGCGGGGGTATACAGTTGGTGGGATTATCGGATCGCCGCCTTCCGCCGGAACCTCGGTCTTCGGATCGACCACATCTGGGGAACACCCGCTGTGGCGGCGCGGTGCCGCGCGTGCGAGATCGATAAAGATCCCCGCGCCGAAGAGCGGCCGTCGGACCACGCGCCGGTCATTGCAATGATTGAATAG
- a CDS encoding serine/threonine protein kinase translates to MNFPAQYGKYLLIDKIAKGGMAEVFLAKQTGSKGFERLLAIKRILPQFTENAEFVSMFINEAKVAAQLSHPNIVQVFDFGQVEESYYIGMEYVMGRDLRTIMERSQKSNRPLPIDQILFIISRVCSGLEHAHKKKDLHGNELNLVHRDISPQNILISYDGEIKLVDFGIAKAALQENETRTGILKGKLAYMSPEQAWGKGIDHRSDLFSLGIVLYECATGKRLFKGDSEINTLERVREAKFESPRQLNAAISEQVEAAVAKSLAKEVQDRYASAAQMQGELERCLSKPLSEIQSDLAQSVHQLFNEEIEKDQARMKRAALATAESVTVQLGIGTPDSNPSKAVPSNPKLEVPKKRVGAMAITAFLIVGALGLIGVGTVVFLKKGEEPDILVAKPLPVPNQPAVISPPPAPAAPAPKGVEVKPDVPNERPAVASTSRTEPATPAPAALTHRPAEEKAAEQVRVSKKAPEPPAAEADLARKVSPPEPKKSALPPTEKKEVLPPPREVAPKEIPTKQEPVKEAALRPPAAVAPPPPVLSDEELIRQIIRRQEKAFENKDIGLYLKDLVQSSPKDEKELQSFFDQYESISVQFDISDLQINGNRASITMNQQTNLRAKKAKKAQTATNKVSWGLLKEGNTWKISDTKIVEKK, encoded by the coding sequence ATGAATTTTCCCGCCCAGTACGGAAAGTATCTCCTCATCGATAAGATTGCCAAGGGGGGCATGGCGGAGGTCTTTCTCGCCAAGCAGACCGGATCGAAAGGATTCGAGCGGCTTCTTGCCATCAAGCGGATTCTTCCCCAGTTTACCGAGAACGCCGAATTCGTCTCGATGTTCATCAACGAGGCCAAAGTCGCGGCCCAGCTCTCCCATCCGAATATCGTCCAGGTGTTCGATTTCGGACAGGTCGAAGAGTCGTACTACATCGGGATGGAATATGTGATGGGGAGAGACCTTCGGACGATCATGGAGCGGAGTCAAAAGAGCAACCGGCCTCTTCCGATCGATCAGATCCTCTTCATTATCAGCCGCGTCTGCAGCGGGTTGGAGCATGCGCACAAGAAGAAAGATCTGCACGGAAACGAGCTGAACCTGGTTCACCGGGACATCAGCCCGCAGAATATTCTGATCTCCTACGACGGCGAGATCAAGCTGGTCGACTTCGGCATCGCCAAGGCGGCCCTCCAGGAGAACGAAACTCGAACCGGAATCCTCAAAGGAAAACTCGCCTACATGTCTCCCGAGCAGGCTTGGGGAAAGGGGATCGATCACCGGTCGGATCTTTTCTCGTTAGGGATCGTATTGTACGAGTGCGCCACCGGCAAGCGGCTCTTTAAAGGGGACAGCGAGATCAACACACTCGAGCGGGTGCGCGAAGCGAAGTTCGAATCTCCCCGCCAATTGAACGCAGCGATTTCGGAACAGGTCGAAGCGGCCGTAGCGAAGTCGCTGGCCAAGGAGGTGCAAGATCGATATGCCTCCGCCGCGCAGATGCAGGGCGAGCTGGAGCGGTGCCTGTCGAAGCCGCTCAGCGAGATCCAATCGGATCTGGCGCAAAGCGTCCATCAGCTCTTTAACGAGGAGATTGAGAAGGACCAAGCCCGAATGAAGCGAGCCGCCCTGGCGACGGCGGAAAGCGTAACGGTTCAGCTCGGAATTGGGACGCCCGATTCAAATCCTTCGAAAGCCGTTCCCTCCAATCCCAAGTTGGAGGTCCCGAAGAAGCGGGTCGGGGCGATGGCCATTACGGCGTTCTTGATTGTCGGCGCGCTGGGTCTCATCGGAGTCGGCACGGTTGTCTTTCTGAAAAAGGGAGAAGAGCCCGACATCCTGGTGGCAAAGCCTTTGCCGGTCCCGAATCAGCCGGCGGTGATCTCTCCGCCTCCCGCTCCCGCGGCACCCGCGCCCAAAGGAGTGGAGGTGAAGCCGGATGTGCCGAACGAGCGTCCCGCCGTTGCATCGACATCCCGGACCGAGCCTGCAACACCGGCGCCAGCGGCCTTGACGCACCGTCCCGCTGAAGAAAAAGCGGCAGAGCAGGTTAGGGTCTCTAAAAAAGCACCCGAACCTCCGGCTGCCGAAGCGGACCTCGCGCGAAAGGTCTCTCCTCCCGAGCCGAAGAAGAGCGCCCTTCCACCGACGGAGAAGAAAGAGGTCCTTCCGCCGCCCCGGGAGGTCGCCCCCAAAGAGATCCCGACGAAGCAAGAACCGGTGAAAGAGGCGGCGCTCCGTCCGCCTGCGGCCGTTGCGCCGCCCCCCCCGGTTCTTTCGGACGAAGAGTTAATCCGCCAGATTATCCGGCGTCAAGAGAAGGCTTTTGAAAATAAGGACATCGGGCTTTATTTAAAAGACCTGGTGCAGTCCTCTCCGAAAGATGAAAAAGAGCTTCAGTCTTTCTTTGATCAGTACGAAAGTATTTCCGTTCAATTCGATATCTCCGACCTTCAAATCAACGGAAACCGCGCTTCCATTACAATGAACCAACAGACCAATTTAAGGGCCAAAAAGGCCAAGAAAGCCCAGACGGCGACCAACAAGGTCAGCTGGGGTCTCCTGAAAGAAGGGAATACCTGGAAAATCAGCGATACAAAAATCGTTGAAAAGAAGTAG
- the aspS gene encoding aspartate--tRNA ligase has translation MKRTDYCGALTAAQIEKEVTLVGWVHRRRDHGGLIFIDLRDREGLVQVVFNPQLSEEIHQRAHQLRSEYVIQVTGKVMRRPEGTVNRELPTGEVEVHAGDLIILNASLTPPFSIEEEKEPSESLRLQYRYLDLRRKSVQTNFILRHNLSKAVRRFLDQNQFLEIETPFLTKSTPEGARDFLVPSRLNVGQFYALPQSPQLFKQILMISGFDRYYQIVRCFRDEDLRADRQPEFTQIDLEMSFIEREDILSLMEEMVRTVLKEVKGIQLESPFPRLTYQEAMSRFGVDKPDLRFGLELKDLSDIAARSEFKVFREAVEKKGLVKGINAKGLATLSRKELEELTQEATGRGAKGLAWMKVTPEGMEAPIAKFFKPEMLKEIGQRLEGAPGDLLLFVADREKVVYEVLGHLRLVIGRRLNLIDPNALKLLWVTDFPLLEYDETEKRYVAMHHPFTSPMDEDIPLLATDPLRARAKAYDIVLNGTEIGGGSIRIHQNEVQSKMFDLLGITKEEAEAKFGFLLQALQYGAPPHGGIAFGLDRLTAILAGVDSIRDVIAFPKTQKGICLMTNAPSEVDPRQLKDLHIKKTE, from the coding sequence ATGAAACGGACAGATTATTGCGGCGCGTTGACGGCGGCGCAGATTGAAAAAGAGGTGACGCTGGTCGGATGGGTTCACCGGCGGCGCGATCACGGCGGGTTGATCTTTATCGATCTTCGCGATCGGGAAGGTCTGGTCCAGGTCGTCTTCAACCCTCAGCTCTCCGAAGAGATCCATCAGCGCGCCCACCAGCTCCGGTCGGAGTATGTCATCCAGGTGACCGGAAAGGTGATGCGCCGCCCCGAGGGGACGGTGAACCGGGAGCTTCCGACCGGAGAGGTCGAGGTCCATGCCGGCGATCTGATCATCCTCAATGCGTCGTTGACCCCCCCTTTCTCCATCGAAGAAGAGAAAGAGCCTTCCGAATCGCTCCGTCTTCAATACCGTTATCTCGACCTTCGGCGGAAATCGGTCCAAACGAATTTTATTCTTCGCCACAACCTCTCGAAAGCGGTCCGCCGTTTTCTCGATCAAAATCAGTTCCTCGAAATCGAGACGCCCTTTCTCACCAAGAGCACGCCGGAGGGGGCGCGCGACTTTCTCGTCCCCAGCCGCTTGAATGTCGGCCAGTTCTATGCCTTGCCCCAGTCGCCGCAGCTCTTCAAGCAGATTTTGATGATCTCCGGATTCGACCGGTACTACCAGATCGTCCGCTGCTTCCGCGATGAAGATTTGAGGGCCGACCGGCAGCCGGAGTTCACACAGATCGATCTCGAGATGTCGTTCATCGAGCGGGAGGATATTCTTTCTTTGATGGAAGAGATGGTCCGGACCGTTCTCAAGGAAGTGAAAGGGATTCAGTTGGAATCGCCCTTTCCGCGGCTGACCTATCAGGAGGCGATGAGCCGGTTCGGAGTCGATAAGCCCGATCTCCGTTTCGGTCTGGAGCTGAAGGATCTTTCGGATATCGCGGCCCGCTCCGAGTTTAAAGTTTTCCGCGAGGCGGTCGAGAAGAAGGGATTGGTCAAAGGGATCAATGCGAAAGGGCTTGCCACCCTCTCCCGAAAGGAGCTGGAGGAGTTAACCCAGGAGGCGACCGGACGAGGCGCCAAGGGGCTTGCCTGGATGAAGGTGACGCCGGAGGGGATGGAAGCGCCGATCGCCAAGTTTTTCAAGCCGGAGATGCTGAAAGAGATCGGTCAGCGGTTGGAAGGGGCGCCGGGGGATCTTCTTCTCTTTGTCGCCGATCGGGAGAAGGTTGTTTATGAAGTCCTCGGCCATCTCCGTTTGGTCATCGGACGGCGGCTCAACCTGATCGACCCCAACGCCCTCAAGCTTCTCTGGGTGACCGATTTTCCGCTCCTGGAATACGACGAAACCGAAAAGCGCTACGTGGCGATGCACCATCCCTTCACTTCGCCGATGGATGAGGACATTCCTTTGCTTGCGACCGATCCGCTCCGCGCGCGGGCGAAGGCGTACGACATCGTCCTCAACGGGACGGAGATCGGCGGCGGGAGCATCCGTATCCATCAAAACGAAGTGCAGTCGAAGATGTTCGATCTTCTCGGCATTACGAAAGAGGAGGCCGAGGCAAAATTCGGTTTCCTGCTTCAAGCGCTCCAATACGGCGCCCCTCCGCACGGCGGCATCGCATTCGGACTTGATCGGTTGACGGCCATCCTGGCCGGCGTCGATTCGATCCGGGATGTGATCGCCTTTCCAAAGACACAGAAGGGAATCTGCCTGATGACGAACGCCCCTTCCGAGGTCGACCCGCGTCAGCTGAAAGATCTCCACATCAAGAAAACGGAATAA
- a CDS encoding methyltransferase domain-containing protein — protein MSDSLILKDIKEYYWDKPVPFLVEQLPRLRKGRALDLAMGEGRNAVYLAEQGFTVDAVDISEKAVRKGTALARSRGVSINGIVADLDHYRIPPNRYDLICCFFFLARPLFTAMKEGLRPGGAIFYQSVTVEELKINPTFPREWCLEQNELLHAFKDLRVLYYHESGLQGTTSHSAVASLLAIRPDPSHI, from the coding sequence GTGAGCGATTCACTGATCCTCAAAGATATTAAAGAGTACTACTGGGACAAGCCGGTCCCGTTTCTCGTGGAGCAGCTTCCGCGGCTTCGGAAGGGACGGGCGCTCGACCTGGCGATGGGAGAGGGACGCAACGCCGTTTATCTGGCGGAGCAAGGATTCACCGTCGATGCCGTCGACATTTCCGAAAAAGCGGTCCGAAAAGGAACCGCGCTTGCCCGTTCGCGCGGCGTTTCGATCAACGGGATCGTCGCCGACCTCGATCATTATCGAATCCCCCCGAACCGCTACGATCTGATCTGCTGCTTTTTCTTTCTGGCCCGGCCCCTTTTCACCGCGATGAAGGAAGGCCTCCGGCCCGGTGGAGCCATTTTTTATCAAAGTGTTACGGTTGAGGAATTAAAGATAAATCCGACCTTTCCGAGGGAGTGGTGTCTGGAACAAAACGAGCTTCTTCACGCCTTCAAAGATCTGAGAGTCCTCTATTATCATGAATCAGGACTCCAGGGAACGACCAGCCACTCGGCGGTCGCTTCTCTTCTGGCGATCCGGCCCGATCCCTCTCATATCTAA
- a CDS encoding pseudouridine synthase, with protein MIERLQKVIAKAGIASRRHAEEMILDGRVQVNGKIVTELGTKVDPEKDYVKVNGKRIQIEPHKIYLLLNKPRGYITSVHDPEGRPTVMDFVRDIKERVYPVGRLDYDSEGLLLLTNDGDLAGALMHPSSGVEKTYWVKIKGHLTEEKIKKLAQGGLSLPGGKSAPARVRPLRKTSEHDWIEIIIHEGKRRQIRMMVEKIGHDVLKLKRVAYGFLALGDLLPGDYRRLTPAEVKGLKGLIHKGGAAKKAPVKPKGEAVRGKRAGGG; from the coding sequence ATGATAGAGCGACTGCAGAAGGTGATTGCGAAAGCGGGGATTGCGTCCCGGCGCCATGCGGAGGAGATGATTCTCGATGGGCGGGTTCAGGTGAATGGGAAGATCGTCACGGAGCTCGGTACCAAGGTCGATCCGGAGAAAGACTACGTCAAAGTAAACGGCAAGCGAATCCAGATCGAGCCGCATAAGATCTATTTGCTTTTAAATAAACCGAGAGGATATATTACCTCGGTTCACGATCCGGAGGGCCGGCCCACGGTGATGGACTTTGTCCGGGACATCAAAGAGCGGGTTTATCCGGTCGGGCGCCTCGACTATGATTCGGAAGGGCTTCTTCTTCTCACCAACGACGGCGACCTGGCCGGCGCGTTGATGCACCCGAGCAGCGGGGTTGAGAAGACCTATTGGGTGAAGATCAAAGGGCATCTGACGGAAGAGAAGATCAAAAAGTTGGCGCAGGGAGGGCTTTCGCTGCCGGGGGGAAAGAGCGCTCCCGCTCGGGTTCGGCCGCTTCGGAAAACCTCCGAGCATGATTGGATCGAGATCATCATACACGAGGGGAAGCGACGGCAGATTCGGATGATGGTTGAAAAAATCGGCCATGACGTCTTGAAGTTGAAGCGGGTCGCTTACGGTTTTCTGGCGCTGGGGGATCTCCTTCCGGGAGATTATCGGCGGCTGACGCCGGCGGAGGTGAAGGGATTAAAGGGGCTCATTCATAAAGGGGGGGCGGCGAAAAAAGCGCCGGTGAAACCGAAGGGCGAAGCGGTGCGGGGTAAACGCGCGGGAGGGGGTTAG
- a CDS encoding HNH endonuclease, producing MVEPFYTDVDDDDIKKEKAKARELRNSQWWKRRRSTGICHYCGRKFKPSELTMDHIVPIGRGGKSAKGNVVPACKECNTRKKYMLLVEWEEYLKSVREEGANDGKNPSS from the coding sequence ATGGTAGAGCCGTTTTATACCGATGTGGATGACGATGACATTAAGAAGGAGAAGGCGAAGGCGCGCGAGCTTCGGAACAGCCAGTGGTGGAAGCGCCGCCGGAGCACCGGCATCTGCCATTACTGCGGGCGGAAGTTCAAGCCGTCCGAGCTGACGATGGACCACATCGTCCCGATCGGGCGGGGAGGGAAGAGCGCCAAGGGGAATGTCGTGCCCGCCTGCAAAGAATGCAATACCAGAAAAAAGTATATGCTCCTGGTCGAGTGGGAGGAGTACTTGAAATCGGTGAGGGAGGAAGGGGCAAACGACGGGAAAAACCCCTCGTCCTGA
- a CDS encoding DUF1059 domain-containing protein, protein MKTISCRDAGIDCDFVARGNTADEVMKAAAEHGRQKHGMTNIPPDLQQKMRSLIREEKQAV, encoded by the coding sequence ATGAAAACGATCAGCTGTAGAGACGCCGGAATCGATTGTGACTTCGTTGCACGGGGCAACACCGCGGATGAAGTCATGAAAGCCGCCGCGGAACATGGCCGACAGAAACATGGCATGACCAATATTCCTCCCGACCTTCAACAGAAAATGCGCTCCCTCATCCGCGAGGAAAAACAAGCGGTTTAA
- a CDS encoding AraC family ligand binding domain-containing protein gives MSQQAKVGTFPNGVKVIKWGRKEEPTEESVAEEMKRFGYTVYDLQTVAPWFERSRHAHDEPEIRGAVSGAITFHFDDFPITIEGGDILLIPGGLAHEVISHNGRPFSAYKGSLSGERKVTEHGDASGSVEQLARRASGAK, from the coding sequence ATGTCGCAGCAAGCGAAAGTGGGGACCTTCCCCAATGGGGTGAAGGTCATCAAATGGGGGCGAAAGGAGGAGCCGACGGAAGAATCGGTGGCCGAGGAGATGAAGCGGTTCGGCTACACGGTTTATGATCTTCAGACCGTCGCCCCCTGGTTCGAGCGAAGCCGGCATGCGCACGACGAGCCGGAGATCCGGGGGGCGGTGTCGGGGGCAATTACGTTTCACTTCGACGATTTTCCCATTACGATCGAAGGGGGAGACATCCTCCTGATTCCGGGCGGGCTGGCGCACGAAGTGATCAGCCACAACGGCCGCCCTTTCTCCGCTTATAAAGGTTCGTTGAGCGGGGAGCGAAAGGTGACCGAGCATGGCGATGCGAGCGGGAGCGTCGAACAGCTGGCGCGCAGGGCCTCGGGGGCGAAATGA
- a CDS encoding dienelactone hydrolase family protein produces the protein MEEPLETFLSKKPFTRREFVVTALAAGFALAVRPAFGELLTTDAGGLTAGEVKIPAKGGEMPAYRAMPEKGGGFPVVLVVQEIFGVHEHIKDICRRLAKRGYLAVAPELYARQGDVSKMADTQEIFKVVSRVPDAQVMADLDAAADWAGKSGKGDLKRLGITGFCWGGRIVWLYAAHSPRLKAGVAWYGRLVGQASDLQPQHPIDVAAKLKAPVLGLYGGADTGIPIETVERMRQALKAAGGGSEIVVYPDAPHAFHADYRPSYRKEAAQDGWKRLQAWFKKHGVA, from the coding sequence ATGGAAGAACCTCTAGAGACGTTCCTGTCAAAGAAGCCATTTACTCGGCGGGAGTTTGTGGTGACGGCGCTGGCCGCCGGGTTCGCCCTGGCGGTGCGGCCGGCGTTCGGCGAGCTCCTCACGACCGACGCGGGCGGCCTGACCGCGGGTGAAGTGAAGATCCCGGCCAAGGGTGGAGAGATGCCGGCGTATCGGGCGATGCCGGAAAAGGGAGGGGGCTTCCCGGTCGTCCTGGTGGTCCAGGAGATCTTCGGGGTCCACGAACATATCAAAGACATCTGCCGCCGTCTCGCCAAACGCGGCTATCTCGCCGTCGCCCCCGAGCTGTACGCCCGGCAGGGGGATGTGTCGAAGATGGCCGACACGCAGGAGATTTTCAAGGTGGTCTCCAGGGTCCCGGACGCGCAGGTGATGGCCGATCTCGACGCCGCGGCCGATTGGGCGGGAAAGTCGGGCAAGGGGGATCTCAAACGATTGGGGATCACCGGGTTCTGCTGGGGCGGGCGAATTGTCTGGCTTTACGCGGCGCACAGCCCGCGTTTGAAAGCGGGGGTCGCATGGTACGGGCGCCTGGTGGGACAGGCAAGCGATCTGCAGCCGCAACATCCGATCGACGTGGCGGCGAAATTGAAAGCGCCGGTCCTCGGTCTCTACGGCGGCGCCGACACTGGCATTCCGATCGAAACGGTCGAGCGAATGCGCCAGGCGCTGAAAGCCGCCGGGGGCGGGTCGGAGATCGTCGTCTACCCCGACGCCCCGCACGCCTTTCACGCCGACTACCGTCCCAGCTATCGGAAGGAAGCGGCGCAGGACGGCTGGAAGCGGCTCCAGGCGTGGTTTAAGAAGCACGGTGTCGCTTAA
- a CDS encoding sulfite oxidase, whose translation MNLIDRRNFLRYASLGIFAALFTRKVEASTFLMKRFLALPPKETPFITPNEHFYIVNFGKQPQVDAADWTLRITGKVQRPLELTYQEILARPAVEKMVTLECIDNEVAGELISNAVWKGVTLKSLIEEAKPLQGVEDVAMYGADAYSDGITLDRALNYDVFLAYQMNGVTLPKEHGYPLRAVVPGLYGIKNVKWLTKIDLVDHDYKGYWQQKGWTDTATIKVKSRIDAPGPYNTINPGYIFRGIAFTGGYGIRSVEISLDGGKSWVPATIEPPPSPYSWVFWKYEWKDAKPGTYQILSRATDKLSRTQTAFISRAFPDGTSGLQSIVTFVE comes from the coding sequence ATGAATCTCATTGATCGGAGGAATTTTCTCCGCTACGCCAGTCTCGGCATCTTCGCCGCCCTCTTCACTCGAAAGGTCGAAGCGTCCACCTTTCTGATGAAGCGATTTTTGGCCCTTCCCCCGAAAGAGACTCCCTTCATCACCCCCAACGAACACTTCTATATCGTCAACTTCGGAAAACAGCCGCAGGTCGATGCGGCCGACTGGACCCTCCGGATCACCGGGAAGGTGCAGCGCCCGCTGGAATTGACCTACCAGGAGATCCTCGCCCGCCCCGCCGTCGAGAAGATGGTCACCCTGGAATGCATCGATAACGAGGTCGCCGGGGAGTTGATCAGCAATGCCGTCTGGAAAGGGGTGACCTTGAAGAGCCTGATCGAAGAAGCCAAACCGCTTCAGGGGGTGGAGGACGTGGCGATGTACGGCGCCGACGCGTATTCCGATGGGATCACGCTCGATCGCGCGTTGAACTACGATGTCTTCCTCGCCTACCAGATGAACGGGGTGACCTTGCCGAAGGAGCACGGCTATCCGTTGCGCGCCGTCGTGCCGGGGCTCTATGGGATCAAGAACGTCAAGTGGTTGACGAAGATCGATCTGGTCGATCATGACTACAAAGGATACTGGCAGCAAAAGGGGTGGACCGATACGGCGACGATCAAAGTAAAATCAAGAATCGACGCCCCCGGCCCGTACAACACGATCAATCCGGGATATATCTTTCGGGGAATCGCCTTCACCGGAGGATACGGCATTCGCTCCGTGGAGATTTCACTCGACGGCGGAAAGAGCTGGGTCCCGGCGACGATCGAGCCCCCCCCTTCCCCTTACTCCTGGGTCTTTTGGAAATATGAATGGAAGGACGCCAAGCCGGGAACCTATCAAATCCTCTCCAGAGCCACCGATAAACTCAGCCGGACGCAGACCGCCTTCATCTCCCGCGCCTTTCCGGACGGAACCTCCGGCCTTCAATCGATCGTCACCTTCGTGGAATAA
- the mtnB gene encoding methylthioribulose 1-phosphate dehydratase has product MPTPRATEATTRALISEMLSLFYEKGWVAGTGGGICAGLDADRFLMAPTGVHKERVQPSDLFIVDRRGGEILRTPKNKTLRLSECSTIFCLLINQRGAGSVMHSHGLSSVLAGDLAGKSDRVVFHGLEMLKGIRGLSNIDRHAVPVIQNTPREPELVGQIKTAIEHPDFAKAHCILVKDHGAYIWGADLWETKRHAEVYHFLFEAMVARADRR; this is encoded by the coding sequence ATGCCGACACCGCGCGCCACGGAAGCGACCACCCGCGCCCTGATCTCCGAGATGCTTTCCCTCTTTTATGAAAAGGGATGGGTCGCGGGGACCGGCGGCGGCATCTGCGCCGGGCTCGATGCCGATCGATTCCTGATGGCGCCGACCGGCGTTCACAAAGAGCGGGTCCAGCCTTCCGATCTCTTCATCGTCGATCGGCGCGGCGGGGAGATCCTCCGTACGCCGAAAAACAAAACATTGCGCCTGTCCGAATGTTCTACCATCTTCTGCCTCTTGATCAATCAGCGGGGGGCCGGATCGGTCATGCACAGCCATGGTCTCTCGTCCGTCTTGGCTGGCGATCTGGCCGGGAAGTCCGACCGGGTCGTCTTTCACGGTCTTGAGATGCTGAAGGGGATTCGCGGCTTAAGCAACATCGATCGGCATGCCGTCCCGGTCATTCAGAATACGCCGCGCGAGCCGGAGCTGGTCGGGCAGATTAAGACGGCGATCGAGCATCCCGACTTCGCGAAGGCGCACTGCATTTTGGTGAAGGACCATGGGGCCTATATCTGGGGGGCCGATCTCTGGGAGACGAAGCGGCACGCGGAGGTCTACCACTTTTTGTTTGAAGCGATGGTCGCGCGCGCGGACAGGAGATGA
- a CDS encoding CBS domain-containing protein yields MRPKYQTVGEIKKGNTLFTREGSSAFDVSSLLLDSHESGMPVVSEDDRVVGFISEQDILMALRGTRRLEEIAVREIMNPVVVVAEEDATLEEASQAMEDLHIHRLPVVRGERLIGTITRNDLIRAWLGMNVEV; encoded by the coding sequence ATGAGACCCAAGTATCAAACCGTCGGAGAAATTAAAAAGGGAAACACCCTCTTCACGAGGGAAGGAAGCTCGGCCTTTGATGTATCGAGCCTCCTTCTCGACAGCCATGAAAGCGGCATGCCGGTGGTCAGCGAGGATGACCGGGTGGTCGGCTTTATCAGCGAGCAGGATATCCTCATGGCGCTTCGGGGAACGCGCCGTTTGGAAGAGATTGCCGTTCGAGAGATCATGAACCCCGTCGTGGTGGTCGCGGAGGAAGATGCGACCCTCGAAGAGGCGAGTCAGGCGATGGAAGATCTTCATATCCACCGCCTGCCGGTCGTCCGGGGCGAGCGATTGATCGGGACGATTACACGAAACGATCTGATCCGCGCCTGGCTCGGCATGAACGTCGAAGTGTAA